ATACACTGCACCTCTGtgggacacacagacagacagacatcaggAACAGCCCCAGGGACCAAGCTGATCTGGATTCATGTGCCTTGGACTCCTCTGACAAGGAGCATCCTCTGTGATGCTTTCTAGCTTTGCTGCAGGGCTGAGAGCATGGCAGTGGTGCTGACTACAGGCCCCTGCACCTGCTCGGTCAGACCCCAGCTCTTGATCCCCAACCTGAGCTGTAAACAGACTGGGCTTCTGGCAGCACCACTAACACGCTTGGTCTACTCAGGCAGCAGGAGTGAAGTGCAAAGAGCACTTTCATGTGGGGCTCACCACCGGGAGCTTTGGTCAGTGCCCAGGGAAAGAAATCAAGGGAATATGGAAGACGCTGGAGCAGAGCTGGATGAGACTCAGGAAGTGACAGTCCTGCCTGAGGAGCCTAGAACAAGGTGGAACTGCTCAGGAACTGAATTGCCAGACCCAGATTCTGTTTCTTAAGGGCTAGTTTCACATGCTTTGGGAACAGACAGGATACAGAGCACAGCCTTTGTGCTGTTCCTATAGGCTAGGAAAGAAGCCACTCAGGGCTGGGCAGCCACACTGATTCCATCGCATCACTCAGGCTTCCTGGGCGACTTACCCAAAATAAACTCAGGAGGTGCAAAGTGCAGGCAACGGATGCCAGAGATGAGCATTGGGGACTTGTCCATGGGCCGGATCATACCCTGCACGGCCATCTCATAGGCCTCTTGGGACTTCAGGTCCAGGTTGGAGTACCTGGGATTCAGGAGGACCAGAATGGGAGGCCAGAGTGGGGAACTTGATCCACCATAAAGTGGGTATCTTCATTGTTCTCTATTCCTACAACCACTCCCGCTCTCCCATTCACCTTCAGAGCAGTCTCCCTCTCAGCCACCAAAGGCATCCTTGGTCAATCCCTGGCTCCATCTGTCACAGGCTGAGCAATCCCGATCACGCCCCATGCACTGTGCTGCACCCTCAGGCACCTTACCTAAGAAGTGCAACCCTTAGGGACCTCAGTGCCACTCAATTTGTGCCACCCACACAGATGCCCCAGCTCCAGGGCCCCTGGTCCCTTCTTTCCtatgctccctccctcctctctagGGTCCCTCTGCTCTGCCGCTGATTTCCCTGCTGTCCTCAGGCTCGGAGCAGTAAGCACTGGGCACTGTCCTCACAGCATGTTTCCttcactgcctggctttcctcACAGGGTCCCCATTAAGACCACAGTCTTGCTTCAGAACTATCCTCAGTTCCCACTGTCCTGGCCAGCCTTACCTGCTTCCCTTTGCTCCTGTCTCACCCCTTCCTACCTCAAGCCCTGATCCTTGGGTTCTAAGCACAACTGGTCATTCAGTCCTGGCATGCCCACTGCAGGTGCATGGCACAGGGCCTGGCTCATGCTAATCCTTTGCACTCTGTCAGCTGAGCTActtcctataatcccaggagGCTCTGCCCCTGCTCTGTTCCTATCTCTGCCTACAGTTACAACTGTAAGTCTGTCCTACTTACAGATGGCTAGTTAGTTTCCTGAGAGCCACAGGACTGATACCTGGGAGTCAGGAGTCTTGAGCAGCCTGGCGGCAAGCTCCAGCTCCTAGGGGATTCCATCACCTAGCCCCACCCCTAGATCTACACCTTGGAGGTATGGACCTCCCCTCTGAAGCCCTTGCAGGGCAGAAGAGCCCTTGGATCTACTTACACCACCAGAGCTTTTTGGTGGGAGCCTTGGATCACAGCCAGGATCCGGTCCAGACGCTCTCGGGTCACATGGTCTGGAAGAGGCATGGGGTAAGGAGAGTGTCAGTCAACAGGCAGCCAGAGGCAGACCACAGTAACTGGCCAAGCACCTTTTACCCAAAACGAGGCTATTTTGGAAATGGCCAGAGCATCCAGTGTAGGGTTTTTATAGGAGGCTGAGTCTACACTCAGTCCTTTAGAAAGGGCTGATAATGTTGGGTAAGTAGTGcattcctgtaaccccagcaacTAAGAGCTGAGGGCAGCGGGAGAGGgagtcggaggccagcctgggctacattccaaaatttaacaataaaaacaagtaatcaatataataatacataatattttattaataaatatatattaataataaataaatacataaacagttGCCAATTgtagtggtatatgcctttaatgtCGGCACTCAGGAgcacaggaagatctctgtgagtcagaggccagcctgggctacagagtgagttttaggccagccagacctacaaagactgtctcaaaaggtaaaaagaagcagggcagtggtggcgcacgtctttaatctcagcacttgggaggcagaggtgggcagatttctgagttcaaggccagcctggtctacagagtgagttcNNNNNNNNNNNNNNNNNNNNNNNNNNNNNNNNNNNNNNNNNNNNNNNNNNNNNNNNNNNNNNNNNNNNNNNNNNNNNNNNNNNNNNNNNNNNNNNNNNNNNNNNNNNNNNNNNNNNNNNaagaaaaagaaaacttgatgaaggggctggagagatgcccagTGGCTGAcaatactggctgctcttacagaggatctggattctgtccccagaacccacttggtggctcacaaccatctgtacctccagtcccaggggatccaatgctacTGACCAGTCTCCTGCacgcacacagtacacacacacccagaaacacacaaacataggTTATTTTTAAGTTGATGAAAACTGGACTTTCCCCGGCTAGATTCACACCATCTGAAGAGCTCTCTCCAGCGCGCTAGTGACCGTAGGAGGCAGCACCTGGCCAAGTGCAGAAGCAGGCACCCAAGGGAGGAGCAACTCTGCCTCCAGGCCTCACTGAGGGACTGAGCACCTAAGCCTGGGACTTTCACAAACTACCAGGAAGCTGAGGCCTTGAGGCAGAGCGGGGGCACACACCGCTCTAAGCAGCACTAGGATTTGGGAATAGCACAGGGCCGAAACCTAGTCGGTTGCAGTCTCCAACCTTCTGATTGCACTGAACCCACCATGCTACCTAGaatccacctgccactgtctCTCTGACAGGCAAGCCCTCCCAGATCTCCTAGCTTCGTCCTCTTCCAGGAAGCTCCCCCAGCTCCAGTTCTCCTAGCTTCTCTTGGTCACTTTGCATCTGGGTCTTCCCTACCACCTGGTGTACTTTGACTTTTATTCTATTTGGTTCTCAGTACATActaaacaacaccaacaacaaaaagcatgAATCTCCTTTAAGAAGTTGttacactgggcagtggtggcacacgcctttaatcctagcgatcaggaggcaaaagcaggtggatttctgagtttgagggcaacctggtctacagagtgagttccagaacagtcagagctagacagagaaaccctatcttgaaaaaccaagacgtgttatttcttattattattctagttttctgagacaaagtctatgtacccctggctgtcctagaactccaaTGTAGACCAATCTTACCTGGAACTCAGATCGTCTtatctctaccttctgagtgctggaattaaaggcatgtgccatcacactctGCTTACAACTACACTGATAAGCCTGGACAGATCCTTGGCCACAAGATGAACCTCTTAAGCAAGTATGCATAGCTGATTTCCATTCTGAGTGCATCTAACGTAAGACTGAGGTGAGGAAGGCTCCCCAGGGGTGGGAACATTTGACCGGGAAAGGAAGCAAGTCCAGGGTATTCTGGGAGGCAGGTGGTAAGGGCAAAGCTCCAACCTGAGTTTAGTGTGCCAAAACCAAACAGGCCCCACTGTGACCTGGAAGGTCAGGAAGAGAATCATGCAGACAGGAaataaagggaggcagaggcagctaccTCTCCCGCCCCGCCCTGGCTCTCACCGTATGTTGTCTTCTCTACCAGCCGCCCATCTTCACAGAAGTTGTCTGTAGCTTTGCCCAGGAGGCCACGCACTGTGTAATCCTGTGGGGACAGGGCAGGGAGTCTCCATTCTAAGCTCTGATGCTGAGGAAATGCCAGCCTGGTGCTGGGTGGGGCCTCATAGAGCTCCACACAGCATGCCTGGTGCTCCCCTACCCTGAGGGAGGATGTGCACTCTGCTCTAGAGCTCAGGGCAGCTCTATGCTGTTCTCCGTGACCTGGGCATGGAACCAGCACGCACTCGGCCAGACCAAACAGTGTCACCCACACATGTCCTGGGGCTGTTTCAGTGCCCAACTCAAGGCATTGCTGGATGCCCTCAGGAATCCCCCTTTCTCCAACTTTGTACAGACAACCAGCTCTTCCCTGGGGTGATAATAGCGAGGAGGGGAGAGATAGCAGTGGCAGTGATGTTCATTTGGCCTGGACTATGTGCCAGGAGCTGAGCCAAGGCTTCACATGGAGTCACTTTAACCCTATTTCTTCATTCCCATCAAAGACTAGAGAAACTAAGGCACAAAGATAAGATGTTCATCGAATCGCCAAGGACACATGAGCTGTGGCTGGCAGACTGGTAAAATGGGCAAGTGTCTCACCCTAGCTCTGATTGGGATTATAAACTGGAAGCTTTTGGTCCTGGATTCTGTGCTGTTCAGCACTGAAGACGTAGCTACCTAAAGTATCCCTGGCAGACTTCACAATACCACAGTCTAAGGCCCTACCCCAACCCGGTCCTGGAGGAGTCCTGGGGAGTGGATGGTGACATCCACATCTGTCTTGCAGTGAGAACAGAACACTGCCAGGCTTGGGTTGTGGTGTGGGACAGATCCAAGCTCAAATTTCAGTTCCTAAGTCTTTAAAGAACTTGTGACCCTGGCTAGGCACATTCTTGCTAAGCCTCACTGTATGTACTCAACTGTAAAATGGGAATGAGGTTAAGTGGGGTGGGGCTTTCCTAAGGGGATCCACACACAGCTCTTGGTGGTGGTCAGAACAAAAGAGTGTGATGGGTAATGCTGTATCTCTTGTCTTTCCTAGCTACAGCAAGCTGAAAATGCTGGCTAGTGGCCTTGGTCTTCCCTATCCATGACCTCTGGGAAAGAACCAAGGGATAATTAGGCTGCACCCATCTTTAGACCACTATACCTTGGTGAGATGAGCATCATATATCTCGGTGAGGAGACTGCACCCATGTCCCACGGCGAGCACTGAAAGGCAACCAGATGCTCTCTCACACCTAGAGTCCCTTTCCCTGAGAGCTGCCCTTGCTACTCCCTGCCACCAAACAATCTCCCTTCTTGTAGCCAGACAGAAACAAGGATATTTCAGCATCAAGGGAGGGAGCCGCTGTTAACACAGCTCCAGGCCTCACATAAGTATGGCATGTGGCTCATGGTGGGAAATGAGCCTGAGTACCTGAGGAAGCTCCCAGAGGGTCCTGAAACACCCCAAAGCAAGAGACCATTGTCCCAGCTCCACCAAATTGCAATTACATTTGAGGCTAGAGAGgaggcacacacctataatgccaatacttgggaggctgaagttgGAGAACCTTGACTTCCAGACCAGCCTTGAAAGTAGTTAGATTTTGTctcatataaacacataaattaaaaagtaaaataaaataaaataggggctggagagatggctcaacagtgaagagcaccaactgctcttctgaaggtcatgagttcaaatcccagcaactatatggtggctcacaaccatccgtaatgagatctgatgccctcttctggtgtgtctgaagacagttacagtgtacttacatataataaataaataaatctttaaaataaaataaaataaaccagcctggcagtgttggcacacacctttaatcccagcacttgagaggcagaggcaggtggatttctgagtttgaggccagcctggtctacagagtgagttccaagacagccaggactacacagagaaaccctgtctcaaaagacaaaaaaaaaatccaagtcaaGGTGACACATGCCTACAATTCGCAGCACTCAGATGGAGGAGGGTCAAGATCTCAAGGTCATTGACACCTAGCTGGTAGCCAGCCTCAGctcactgagaccctgtctcagaaacaaaaacaagaatctCTTAACTTTTAACACTTTTGCCCTCCAACTCTCAATCAGTTATACAGAGAAAGATGCGTGTATATCACAGACTGGGGGAGGCAACAAACAGAAAGCTAATGATACAGAGGAAGGACCCATAACAGTGGCCTTTGGGGCTACTTCCTGCCTGTTCCCTGATGTTTATCCCTGTCTAAAGAAATGAATGGTTTTCCATTCACTGTTAGAGAGGGAAACAGGGAGGGGGCATGAAATCATGTCTGACTGCTTGTACCCCAGGAAGAGAGACAAGGGAACCAAGACTGTGGAGGCTGGACAATGGGCTGCCATTGAAGGCCACAGAAGGCTTGTGACTTGGAGCTTTGTATCCAGCTCTGGCAATATGCAAACCGCAGCcagaggagacagagccatgtgCCTGCTGCACACTAAATTGGTAGCTCCTCTGGGGACCATGGACATGTACTGGTCAGGCCTCAGCTCCAGTCTTACTCTCTTCACTGGTAACATTACATAGCATCTATCATGGGTGAACAAATGTCCATAAAGGCCTTGAAAAACGTGTCATGCAGGAATCCCTTGGCAGAGGTGGGACCTTCCCAGCTGAGACACAGAGACTCACCGGAGAGGAGAATAGTAAGAGAGTGAAGTCAGATAAGCTGTGGGCTAGGCTCCGGatcacctcctgatccttctccaAGCCCACAGCACCACATCCCCAGACTGAGTGCAAGACTTACCAAGCACACCAGAAGACTGGACATCCAAGCGATGTCCCACACCAATCTTCAGGTTTGTGAATGCTGGACCACGTACTGGAAAGAAAAGGCCAGTTCATTTGTTCAACTAATGAGCCTTGAGGATGGCTTTGGCACGAGGCCCTCAATCCTAGAACAGAAGGGCCTCATGGGTCTCAAATTATGATAGGCTGATTATTTCCAGCCTTCTCCTCCATGGAAGCTGGGACCGCTATGTGGCTGGTTTCCTGGGTCCAGAGAAAGGGCAATGTAAgactcttcttcctctgcctatCACTATTCGCCCCATGAGAGGCTTTGAGATCAGGCATCACACTGGAGATCAAGATTTTGGGGTTCTCTGCACAGCATTCGCTGATAGGAAGCCTGGCCATTCTCCTCCCAAGTCGGAGAACTCCCTAACGTGGGACCTAGGTCTGTCTGTCTAAAATACTGACCTATAGCCCCAGATTCAGCTTCTTGACCACTAAATGAGTGACTATAGCCTAATgtgtcccagcacttgagaggcagatgcaAAAGGATCAGAATCAGGACTTCAAGATCATACtcaactacatagtaagttcaagaccagcctggactagacGAGACTGTgtcttaaaacataaaaacaaggaCTTGGTAAagtggcccagtgggtaaaggta
The nucleotide sequence above comes from Mastomys coucha isolate ucsf_1 unplaced genomic scaffold, UCSF_Mcou_1 pScaffold15, whole genome shotgun sequence. Encoded proteins:
- the Trub2 gene encoding mitochondrial mRNA pseudouridine synthase TRUB2 isoform X2, which codes for MSSLLVCLDYTVRGLLGKATDNFCEDGRLVEKTTYDHVTRERLDRILAVIQGSHQKALVVYSNLDLKSQEAYEMAVQGMIRPMDKSPMLISGIRCLHFAPPEFILEVQCMHETQQQLRKLVHEIGLELKASAVCTQVRRTRDGFFRLDDALLRTQWDLHNIQDAIQAAAPRMAEKLKKNLSLKLGYQQLPSAGQPWGLKGPSSTLELESCAGQ